AGATTATTGCACAATTGGTGCGGTTTTATATTCCTCTTTCGTTCCGTCTTTTGATAGGAAAGTGACGGAATGTAAGGTCTATCTTTACGTGCGAGACTGTGTatcttgaagaaaataaaaagtccTATTAATACACTAAGCATTTATTTAAGAAAAGATTAATGGAGTGGAAGATCAAAGAATGAATAAGATTAatcaaataactttttttttaaaagccCAAAAAAACTAGTAGTAACATGACAAGTAAATAGAACCTGTGGCTTTAGAAGCGATAAAAAGTGCTATACGGTGAGGTTTAGATTTAAATTATTAGGTCACGTTTTAGATCGTACTTTACCGTTACAGTGCTTAATTAGAAGAACTAATTAATACTAGTGtgaacttattttatttttagtttgtgtAAAAAAGATTGActcattttcatatttaaaaataatttatttttatgtaatAATTTATAACCACGTAGAATAGAATATAGATATCTCATTTTAAACaagttcaaatttttttttcttcttattatacTCGGTGTCAGTGTCGGTGTTTTCATCTTATTTCATTTTGAAAGGCTTAGTATTATTTTTCATTGCCTAATCACAACTGCAGGATGAAGTAAGAACACTTACGCGCGCCCTAGCAAGTGCTGCGCAAAAACCGGTCAAGTTAGGCCAACTGTTGAACGTGTGCACCACGAATGCACTTGCGCAAGTGATGCTAGGGAGGCGGGTGTTTGCTGACGCAAATGGCGGTGTTGATCCACAGGCGGAAGAGTTCAAGTCAATGGTGGTGGAGGCAATGGTGCTCGCCGGCGTTTTCAACGTTGGCGATTTTATTCCGGCACTCGATTGGTTGGACATTCAAGGTGTAGCTGCAAAAATGAAAAAGCTCCACGCGCGTTTCGACGCGTTCTTGACCTCAATACTAGAGGAACACAAAAGCAATCAATTTGGAGAAACGAAAGAACATGAGGACTTGTTGAGTACGTTAATCtctttgaaaaaagaagaaggcgATAATGAAGGAGGAAAGCTCACAGATTCAGAAATTAAAGCTTTACTTTTGGTACGCCTCTCTCTTTCTTAAACCAAACATCTCAAAGGATCAATTAACAATTGCTTTCAGTTCTAATTTCCATTTTCCGTGATGATATTTGGCTTAAGATGGTGTTTAAATATTAAGCTAATTTGACTTATGTGTTGTATTATGatagtagaagaaaatattgaagtAATGATTTAATGTAACATCaaaagtaaaaattatatattatttgAGAAACGTTTAAATGGAGAATTGAAGATTCATATACTTGATCTTAACTTACTCGGAATTGATGGGaagttattattgttgtatttgaaTTATGAAAGGTTATAAAATTACATAGAAATGAAATGGAGCTGCCGTCTTTAATGTCACAATTTGAATAACAATAACGTATACGAGTATTTAATGCCTAATTTTTATTCTACAAGGAAAGTTATATACTTATACAAGGTTTAAAAAGGTCAGATTGACACTTAATTTGACAATGAGTgtattatttttaaaacaaatggATTAGTTAATTATTAGAATAAAATATGGCTGGATAAAAAATTATGTACCAtgttataatttaaattaatGGAAAAATCAGATAGAAACTGGAACAACAACATGATGAAATGCCCAACAACGTCAAGGTTAATAATGTCAGCGCAAATATATAGGAGGGCTACCATGTAATTTAATAAAACTAGGGTTTCCTTAGACGTATAAACACAGCCTCCAAACATACTATCGTTTGGCACaaatcaacggccaagattttaTTTACCATTACCCGATTCATCTATATAAACCTAACTACTTTCTGAAGCATGGCATCATTCATACCTAGTTTGGTTCACTTCTTTTTTTACTTCAGCAGCTTTTGATAACCTTTGTATGTCAAAGCTTGATACGCACCTGAATCGGCAGTTACATACAGACCAATAGTATATTAGTACATATGCCGGTTTGGGTTCGTATCAAACTatgatatacttcaaaggatgaTATATATTGCATATATAGAGGATTGGTTACGAGTTTATGTAAAGCAGTATTTTTTTACtctattaaatatttatatatattttgtaggTATCCATTTACTTTAAATTGTGGATTTGTTAATGTTGATATGCACATCTTCTAGCCACTCTGCTTGAATTTTGCAACACTCTCGTGTTCTTTATTTTAAGCTAATATCGTCAAGAGAGATAATGGAATAAAGATGGAGATTTTAATAAACAGCAAAAAGAAGGTTAAGCAAACTGGTGAAAGATTACTCATTTTTAGAGTTTCTTTCTTATATCTCAAACTGCTTTAGTCTGTCCTGCCTTTCCCTTACTTCGAGCCACCCTTTCCAAATGATTGAATGACTTTGACAAATACTTTGTGAAAACATTTGTGGAATGTAAAGATAAACAAAGATTTCAATATTAAAAAGGAGTCTTTGTGCTCGTAAAATAGGTTAGTTTTAATTAGTAGCCAGATGGGGTGAATGAAGAGAACACTCGCAGTTGGATTTGTTAAGAGGGGTTGTTGAGTTGAATGGTGCTGTCAACCACTTAAATGTCAAAGCAGCTACCTTAATTTTGTGTTGGTTTTGTTGATTTAGAACGAGTTACTGGTTATCCCTTAAGGAAAGGGATGTGGTTATCACCGTACCCAAGAATTGAGATGGTtaattctttttttgtttttgtttttttacctTAGTACTCACTCCGTCTCGTATGTGAATGTGAATTATTGCAGAACTTGTTTATAGCTGGAACAGACACGTCCTCAAGCACGGTGGAATGGGCCATTGCGGAACTTATTCGTAATCCAAGAATACTGGCCCAAGCCCAACAGGAGATTGACAAAGTGGTTGGAAAGAATCGGCTCGTGATGGAATCTGACCTAACCCAATTAGCTTATTTGGAAGCCATAGTCAAGGAAACTTTAAGGCTTCATCCATCCACCCCTCTCTCCCTCCCTAGAATTGCATCCGAAAGTTGTGAGATTAATGGCTATTTCATTCCCAAAGGCTCAACACTACTCGTCAATGTTTGGGCCATCGCTCGTGATCCAAATGAATGGGCTGATCCATTAGAATTTAGGCCCGAAAGATTTTTGCCTGGAGGTGAGAAGCCCAAAGTTGATGTGCGAGGAAATGACTTTGAAGTCATCCCATTTGGAGCTGGGCGTAGAATCTGTGCTGGAATGAATTTGGGCATACGAATGGTCCAGTTGATGACTGCAACTTTAATTCATGCATTTAACTGGGATTTGTCCATTGGACAATCGCCTGAGAAACTAAACATGGAGGATGCATTTGGGCTGACCTTACATCGGGCTGATCCATTGGTGGTGCACCCACGTCCTCGCCTAGAAGCCCAAGCATACATTGGGTGAACAGCCCAATTAGGATATGACATGTCCGCTAAATGTGTACATTGAGTGAACAGCCCAATTAGGATATGACATGTCCGCTAAATGTGTTAGTGTCTATTCGTTTATGCTTtcaaacggagggagtagtagtTTGTATTGAAAAATTAAAGTTCGTCAGTAAGAATATCCTGTTGTGTGTAACCTTTTTTAACGGAGTCAATGGGATACTAGAACTGAGAATtaagaaaaattattaaatttaatgtTTCTATTGTACTATGTTTTAATTCTCTTTGGCTCGGTCTTCTTTTCTCATAATAAAGAGTAACGGATATTATTAGTTTATATAGCTAATTCTAACTAGTTCAATTGATCATCTCTCCGCAAGTCTTTTGCACAGGAACACAACAGTTGAAACTTGAAAGAAGAATGCATGTGTTTaacctaaaaataattaaatttatagttGATGAGGTCACTAACAATCAGTTTAAATCAAAGCTTAGTTGAATAAATTGTTATGCCAAATCTTGCGAAGCAAAGATCAATCGCCAAGCTTGACAAGAGCGAAATgcatttgcttataataataactGAATAGAGCGGGATTACAAGTGAGGGAAGTCTAGATATTTAGAGCCTAAGCCTAACGTCCACATCCCTAGTTCAACTCCCACACGTTGCTCTAAGTGGTTGGTGACTACCG
This DNA window, taken from Nicotiana tabacum cultivar K326 chromosome 4, ASM71507v2, whole genome shotgun sequence, encodes the following:
- the LOC107795677 gene encoding flavonoid 3'-monooxygenase (The RefSeq protein has 8 substitutions compared to this genomic sequence); translated protein: MAIFSLILYTVIFSFLLHSIFSLFFRKRYPLTLPPGPKPWPIIGNLVHMGPKPHQSTAAMARTYGPLMHLKMGFVDVVVVASASVAAQFLKTHDANFSSRPPNSGAKHLAYNYQDLVFAPYGPRWRMLRKICSVHLFSAKALDDFSHVRQDEVRTLTRALASAAQKPVKLGQLLNVCTTNALAQVMLGRRVFADANGGVDPQAEEFKSMVVEAMVLAGVFNVGDFIPALDWLDIQGVAAKMKKLHARFDAFLTSILEEHKSNQFGETKEHEDLLSTLISLKKEEGDNEGGKLTDSEIKALLLNLFIAGTDTSSSTVEWAIAELIRNPRILAQAQHEIDKVVGKNRLVMESDLAQLTYLEAIVKETLRLHPSTPLSLPRIASESCEINGYFIPKGSTLLVNVWAIARDPNEWADPLEFRPERFLPGGEKPKVDVRGNDFEVIPFGAGRRICAGMNSGIRMVQLMTATLIHAFNWDLSIGQSPEKLNMEEAFGLTLQRADPLVVHPCLRLEAQAYIG